The Sphingopyxis fribergensis genome contains a region encoding:
- a CDS encoding DUF2147 domain-containing protein, with translation MIHRFALALVALIAVPSMAAAPAPIAGRWKTDDGKGIVVMAACGNKMCGRVERLLIKQPVGGQLDERNPDKGKRGRKVTGLQIYWDLVPHGDGWKGEGYSPEDGRYYKAHLRVNGGKMTMKGCVSVFCRTVTWTKMS, from the coding sequence TTTGGCGCTTGTCGCCTTGATAGCCGTGCCGTCGATGGCGGCGGCGCCCGCGCCGATTGCCGGACGCTGGAAAACCGACGATGGCAAAGGTATCGTCGTGATGGCCGCATGCGGCAACAAGATGTGCGGGCGCGTCGAGCGCCTGCTGATCAAGCAGCCCGTCGGCGGCCAGCTCGACGAGCGCAACCCCGACAAGGGAAAGCGCGGCCGCAAGGTCACCGGGCTGCAGATCTATTGGGATCTCGTCCCGCACGGCGACGGCTGGAAAGGCGAAGGCTATAGCCCCGAGGACGGCCGCTATTACAAGGCCCATCTGCGCGTGAACGGCGGCAAGATGACGATGAAAGGCTGCGTCTCGGTATTTTGCCGTACGGTAACCTGGACGAAGATGTCATAA
- a CDS encoding aspartate/glutamate racemase family protein translates to MRKIGLIGGMSWASTELYYRHLNKGVQKRLGTACSAPIVMESLNYCDLSRITTPEGWAHAKEVLIASAQRLEAAGATALMIAANSMHKVAEDVAAAISIPILHIVDETGEKMKADGIKAAAVIGTRNVTTEAWFRQRLVRHGLTLAPYDTTRTDEIDRIIYEELMLGKVNESSRRTMKTFITDIAKQDIQAIVLACTELVMLVDTDANVLPIYDTTRIHVAAGVDWILGEG, encoded by the coding sequence ATGCGCAAAATCGGCCTGATCGGGGGAATGAGCTGGGCATCGACCGAGCTTTATTACCGGCATCTCAACAAGGGCGTGCAGAAGCGCCTTGGCACCGCCTGTTCGGCGCCGATCGTGATGGAGAGCCTCAACTATTGCGATCTGTCGCGCATCACGACGCCCGAAGGCTGGGCGCACGCGAAAGAGGTGCTGATCGCCTCGGCGCAGCGGCTAGAGGCGGCCGGCGCGACCGCGCTGATGATCGCCGCCAATTCGATGCACAAGGTTGCCGAGGATGTTGCCGCGGCGATCTCGATCCCGATCCTGCATATCGTCGACGAAACCGGCGAGAAGATGAAGGCCGACGGGATCAAGGCGGCCGCGGTGATCGGCACGCGCAACGTGACGACCGAGGCATGGTTCCGCCAGCGGCTGGTGCGTCATGGGCTGACGCTCGCGCCCTATGACACCACGCGGACCGACGAGATCGACCGGATCATTTATGAGGAGCTGATGCTGGGCAAGGTGAACGAAAGTTCGCGCCGTACGATGAAGACCTTCATCACCGACATCGCAAAGCAGGATATCCAGGCCATCGTCCTCGCGTGCACTGAACTGGTGATGCTCGTCGACACCGACGCCAATGTCTTGCCGATCTACGACACGACGCGCATCCATGTTGCGGCGGGGGTCGACTGGATTTTGGGCGAGGGGTGA